CTATAAAATATGATAAATTAACAATATATATTGTTAATTTACAATTAAAATAGAACCTAATAAATAAATTCAAAATATACTTTGAGGTGAGTCTAAATTGTGTTTTAATGTGTAATTTTCTTTTTTTATAGGTGAATTCTAGTATGATACGATTACAAAAAGGGGACAGGGAATTCTAAGGAGGAATTTCCGTAATGTTTAAAGTAGCAGATTATGTAGTAAGGCAAGTTATATCTCCAGAAATAGGAAAAGATCTTATTGATTGGGGGCTTAAAGCTATTGGTACTGAGGTAGCTTGGAAAAAAACAAAAGGAGAAGGTATTAAAGTTGCTATTCTTGATACAGGAATTGATGAAGATCATCCTGACTTAATAGATAATGTAAAAAAATATATAGACTTTACCAATTCACCTAGTCAATATAAAGATATGCAGGGGCATGGAACTCATGTAGCAGGGATTGTAGCTGCAATGGATAATGGTATTGGCATGGTTGGTGTCGCACCTAAATCAGAATTATATTGTGCTAAGGTACTAGGCGATAACGGCAAGGGCGGGTTTGAAGCAATGGTTCGTGGGATTAAATGGGCCATGGATTGCAAAGTAGATGTTATTTCTATGAGTCTGGGGACCGCTAGTCGTCCCCCAGAAGTGCTATATCAAACTATCAAGCAAGCTATTTCTCAAGGTATTGTATTTGTAGCAGCTACAGGTAATGAAAATAGTCAAGTTTGTTATCCGGCAGCATACGATGAAGTAATTGCTGTATCCGCTGTAGATGAAAAAATGCAACATTCTCAATTTTCAAATCAGGGTATAGAAAATGAAATTTGTGCTCCAGGTGTAAATATTTTATCTACTTATAAAGAGGGATATTACGCACGTTTATCTGGAACATCAATGGCTACTCCGATTATCTCTGGGGCAATTGCATTGATTATCGCTCGCTATAAACAACTGCATAATGGAGTAAATCCATCCGTATCAGTAGTACGGGAACTATTGCAACATATGGTTAAAGACCTTGGTGTACAAGGGCGGGATGAGCTATATGGTGCAGGAATTATTAATTTAGCTCTACTTCCATAAAAGACAGGTTTAAATCCTGTCTTTTTTATTTTTTTGTGCTATAATTAAGCGCGTGAAAGGCATTACATAATACTTAGAGGGAATTGTAGGGATTTATAGAATTACTCTCTAAAAAATACTAAAATGGGCATGTATGTTCAATAAGAACTGATTTTTAAGTTTATTTGAAGTTTCAGATGTACTGCAAATTAACTAAAATTATAATAGCAAATAAAGAGAAAGTAGATGGGGGCATGACAAAAATATCGCTAGGAAGGCGTGTAAGCACAAAAAATAATAATGGAAGGAGTGAAAAAATGAGTAATTATTGAAATGAGAGAGAATCCAAAGTGTAAGATATAAAGCAATGAAAGAATTTAATGGGGCGCCTAGTAGATAAGGAGTAACAATAAATGGGAACTATTACAGCACAGGATAAACAAGTTTTATTATATCAACAAACAGGTATATCTGAACCACTCGTAAAAGAATATGAAAATTTTCTCAATAAGTATTACACCTTACTAACGAAAGATGTGATTAATTTTAAAAACTATGACATTCGCTGT
This Bacillus cereus G9842 DNA region includes the following protein-coding sequences:
- a CDS encoding S8 family peptidase, whose translation is MFKVADYVVRQVISPEIGKDLIDWGLKAIGTEVAWKKTKGEGIKVAILDTGIDEDHPDLIDNVKKYIDFTNSPSQYKDMQGHGTHVAGIVAAMDNGIGMVGVAPKSELYCAKVLGDNGKGGFEAMVRGIKWAMDCKVDVISMSLGTASRPPEVLYQTIKQAISQGIVFVAATGNENSQVCYPAAYDEVIAVSAVDEKMQHSQFSNQGIENEICAPGVNILSTYKEGYYARLSGTSMATPIISGAIALIIARYKQLHNGVNPSVSVVRELLQHMVKDLGVQGRDELYGAGIINLALLP